A region from the Arthrobacter gengyunqii genome encodes:
- a CDS encoding GNAT family N-acetyltransferase: MAQAHVIKPLTPETYPAWLALAQKHNGVWGGCYCSYFHGDTQDTVKNEYDGPTFKQRLVGEGAAHAALVFDGDAAIAWCQYGSPDELPGIYHRKQYDAGEKRPAPWRITCFFVDRDHRRSGVAREALDGALELIARAGGGEVVSFPNELVPGKRTSSSFLHNGTRAMFEKAGFTFERHIGKRKTVMRISIEPR; the protein is encoded by the coding sequence ATGGCACAGGCACACGTCATCAAACCACTCACCCCGGAGACCTATCCGGCGTGGCTTGCCCTCGCGCAGAAGCACAACGGGGTGTGGGGCGGGTGCTACTGCTCGTACTTCCACGGCGACACGCAGGACACCGTCAAGAATGAGTACGACGGGCCTACCTTCAAGCAGCGGCTCGTGGGCGAGGGTGCAGCACACGCGGCTCTGGTGTTCGACGGCGACGCGGCGATTGCCTGGTGCCAGTACGGCAGTCCGGACGAGCTTCCGGGGATCTACCACCGCAAGCAGTACGACGCGGGCGAAAAGAGACCGGCACCGTGGCGCATCACGTGCTTCTTCGTAGACCGCGACCACCGGCGCTCCGGTGTGGCCCGGGAGGCACTGGACGGTGCGCTTGAGCTGATCGCCCGGGCCGGCGGCGGCGAGGTGGTCTCGTTCCCCAACGAACTCGTCCCCGGCAAGAGAACCTCGTCCTCGTTCCTCCACAACGGCACGAGGGCCATGTTCGAGAAGGCCGGATTCACCTTCGAGCGGCACATCGGCAAGCGCAAGACCGTCATGCGCATCAGCATCGAGCCACGGTAA
- a CDS encoding DUF4832 domain-containing protein, protein MAYEPSDEVIANPQRGFYHHTETHYRDDGSGYVPLDGTALAGFRSEGITQILRVFYLEKFAANPILDDEFLSLVQADFDTARAAGVSVITRFAYLQGGAWPYEPPYGDAPVDVVLAHVKQLGPVLRENADVIPVVQNGLIGLWGEGYYTDHFVTDPANPGVVTPQDWAKRSAVTQALLEELPADRGVQVRTMASKQQMLGVPAAASSAVTGAEAFTDTALARVGHHNDCLLAAPDDWGTFLSDPITLDQEYLEADSLYVPIGGETCNVNPPRSEWDSASAELARYHYSYLNSDYNRDVLNSWGEAGLAETAKRLGYRFVMESSSVAPADESVTVSVDVRNDGWAAPYVPREAMLKLTGSDGATLSVPFTSNADVRRWLPGTTTTLSTTLNLSDPALASLTEGSYELSVALPSSDAGTASDTRFSVRTANAGTWNESEGTNSLEQTVMIGARDVSPGEVEPVPSVSPTPSAAPTPRDPEPSVSPTPSAAPTTVPTEPSASPTHTGALAATGGDLTPATAIGLGSVALLSVLLGSAILMYRRRLMQHN, encoded by the coding sequence GTGGCGTACGAACCCAGCGATGAGGTGATCGCGAACCCGCAGCGCGGTTTTTACCACCACACTGAGACACACTACCGCGATGATGGCTCGGGCTACGTTCCGCTCGACGGAACGGCTCTGGCAGGATTCCGGTCGGAGGGCATTACCCAGATCCTGCGTGTCTTCTATTTGGAGAAGTTCGCGGCGAATCCGATTCTCGATGACGAGTTTCTGTCGCTGGTGCAGGCAGACTTCGACACGGCGCGAGCCGCTGGAGTCTCAGTAATTACGCGGTTTGCCTACCTGCAAGGTGGCGCGTGGCCGTACGAACCGCCCTACGGAGACGCTCCCGTTGACGTTGTTCTTGCGCATGTGAAACAGCTTGGGCCGGTGCTGCGCGAGAATGCCGATGTGATTCCCGTGGTGCAGAACGGACTCATCGGTTTGTGGGGAGAGGGCTACTACACGGACCACTTCGTTACAGACCCGGCGAATCCTGGCGTTGTGACGCCGCAGGACTGGGCTAAGCGTTCTGCCGTTACGCAGGCACTCCTTGAGGAGCTCCCTGCCGACCGTGGTGTGCAGGTGCGCACGATGGCATCGAAACAGCAAATGCTAGGCGTGCCCGCTGCAGCGTCGAGTGCAGTAACGGGCGCCGAAGCGTTCACGGATACAGCGCTCGCCCGTGTGGGACACCACAATGATTGCCTGCTCGCTGCTCCGGATGATTGGGGAACCTTCCTCTCAGACCCGATTACCTTGGATCAGGAGTATCTGGAGGCCGACAGCCTGTACGTTCCGATCGGCGGCGAGACTTGTAACGTGAACCCGCCGCGGTCAGAGTGGGACAGCGCCTCGGCGGAGTTGGCTCGCTATCACTACAGCTATCTCAACAGTGACTACAACCGAGACGTGCTGAATTCCTGGGGAGAAGCAGGGCTCGCTGAGACAGCGAAGAGGCTCGGCTATCGGTTCGTTATGGAGTCTTCATCGGTAGCGCCGGCTGACGAGTCCGTCACGGTCTCCGTAGATGTGCGCAATGATGGGTGGGCAGCTCCCTATGTCCCTCGAGAAGCAATGCTCAAGCTGACGGGCAGTGACGGGGCAACACTCTCAGTTCCGTTTACATCGAACGCTGATGTCCGCCGCTGGCTCCCCGGAACGACAACCACGTTGTCGACCACTCTTAATTTGTCCGATCCGGCGCTGGCTTCCCTTACGGAAGGCAGCTATGAGCTCTCGGTTGCGTTGCCCTCATCTGACGCGGGTACAGCCTCGGATACCCGGTTCTCTGTGCGGACGGCGAATGCGGGGACATGGAACGAGTCTGAGGGTACGAACTCGCTTGAGCAGACTGTGATGATTGGCGCCAGAGACGTCAGTCCGGGGGAGGTTGAGCCCGTGCCGTCGGTGTCGCCAACGCCAAGCGCAGCCCCCACTCCACGGGATCCCGAGCCGTCGGTGTCACCAACGCCAAGCGCAGCCCCCACGACGGTCCCCACCGAGCCGTCGGCATCTCCAACCCACACAGGTGCTCTTGCAGCTACGGGTGGTGATCTGACGCCCGCCACTGCAATCGGTTTGGGATCTGTTGCCCTCCTATCTGTTCTGCTTGGCAGTGCAATCCTGATGTATCGGCGTAGGTTGATGCAGCATAACTAA
- the nagA gene encoding N-acetylglucosamine-6-phosphate deacetylase, translating to MIIEASTVLTPDVEYKPGWIEVKGKDIICVGSGEPPRPAEYSLEATVVPGFIDAHVHGGGGYSFTDQDAHAADHVAAIHLLHGTTSMMASLVTRPHEELVASVRRLSGKVLQGVIVGIHLEGPWLSVDHRGAHDPQFLKNPRIGDVMEILEAGAGAIRMVTLAPELEGSHEAIREIRDHGAVAAIGHTGASYDQTRAAIDAGARVGTHVFNGMRPIHHREPGPVGALLENSAVFCEVIADGVHLHPVAIRAVFNSPCKTVLVTDAMAAACASEGRYYLGGVAVDVQDGQARAVDSGSIAGSTLTLDAALRYAVKRAGIPLPLAVRSLTENPAAMLNLSHVGRIEAGKRADLVVLDPNLMVRAVMREGQWITSPAARQKMSAGRT from the coding sequence ATGATCATCGAAGCTTCAACAGTCCTCACCCCCGACGTCGAGTACAAGCCAGGCTGGATCGAGGTAAAGGGCAAGGACATCATCTGTGTGGGTTCCGGTGAGCCTCCCCGCCCGGCTGAATACAGTCTCGAAGCCACAGTCGTCCCGGGATTCATAGACGCGCACGTCCATGGCGGAGGTGGATACTCCTTCACCGATCAGGATGCACATGCTGCCGATCATGTTGCCGCGATCCACCTCCTGCACGGGACAACGTCGATGATGGCGAGCCTTGTTACACGCCCCCATGAAGAACTTGTTGCCAGCGTCCGACGGCTTTCAGGAAAAGTACTGCAAGGGGTAATTGTTGGAATCCACCTTGAAGGCCCGTGGTTAAGCGTTGACCATCGGGGCGCACATGATCCCCAATTCTTGAAGAACCCAAGAATTGGGGATGTAATGGAGATTCTTGAAGCCGGTGCAGGTGCAATTCGCATGGTGACGCTGGCGCCCGAACTGGAGGGCAGCCACGAGGCTATTCGTGAAATCAGAGACCACGGAGCAGTTGCGGCCATTGGCCACACAGGTGCGAGTTACGACCAGACCCGCGCCGCTATCGATGCGGGCGCGCGTGTCGGTACACATGTGTTTAACGGAATGCGCCCCATTCACCACCGTGAACCCGGACCTGTGGGGGCACTCTTGGAAAACAGCGCTGTATTTTGCGAAGTCATAGCTGACGGCGTGCATCTACACCCAGTAGCTATTCGCGCAGTCTTTAACAGCCCATGCAAGACGGTTCTCGTGACTGACGCCATGGCCGCTGCATGCGCATCGGAAGGTCGTTATTATCTTGGCGGGGTCGCGGTGGATGTTCAGGATGGGCAGGCAAGAGCAGTCGACAGCGGAAGCATTGCCGGGAGTACCCTGACTCTCGACGCCGCTCTCCGCTATGCAGTGAAGAGGGCAGGCATACCTTTACCGCTTGCGGTCAGGTCGCTGACCGAGAACCCGGCGGCGATGCTTAATCTCAGCCATGTGGGACGAATCGAAGCCGGCAAGCGCGCTGATCTTGTTGTTCTGGACCCAAACCTGATGGTGCGGGCCGTCATGCGTGAGGGACAGTGGATAACCAGCCCGGCAGCCAGGCAGAAAATGTCCGCTGGCCGAACATAA
- a CDS encoding TMEM175 family protein codes for MHQSYTRRITSGSDIERTTFFSDAVFAIAMTLVAVDIKIPQVPGNEMGRAVAEQWPEFAAYLLSFAVAGTYWLSHHRLFRLLKGFTAGLQRLNLVLLFFIGLLGYATDMLAFHSDRAIGVVIYAATLGFIGAANTSLWLYAGRRRMFKEDVDPRLITYARVRAPVTPAVFLVSIPVAFINPVAGIVTWLAIPLVDMGLRLWGSKLPDAVQADD; via the coding sequence ATGCATCAGTCCTATACCCGCCGTATTACTTCCGGCTCCGATATCGAACGCACCACCTTCTTCAGCGACGCCGTCTTTGCCATTGCCATGACGCTGGTGGCCGTGGACATCAAGATTCCGCAGGTTCCGGGCAACGAAATGGGACGGGCGGTCGCTGAACAGTGGCCGGAATTCGCTGCCTATCTGCTGTCCTTCGCCGTCGCCGGCACGTACTGGCTCAGCCATCATCGGCTCTTTCGGCTGCTCAAGGGGTTCACCGCCGGGCTCCAGCGACTGAACCTGGTGCTGCTCTTCTTTATCGGCCTGCTCGGTTATGCCACCGACATGTTGGCTTTCCATTCCGACCGGGCGATCGGCGTCGTCATCTACGCGGCCACGCTTGGGTTCATCGGCGCAGCCAACACGTCGCTGTGGCTCTATGCGGGCCGTCGTCGAATGTTCAAGGAAGACGTGGATCCGCGGCTGATCACCTATGCCCGTGTGCGCGCACCGGTAACTCCCGCTGTTTTCCTCGTTTCCATCCCTGTGGCGTTCATCAACCCGGTTGCAGGCATCGTCACTTGGCTGGCCATTCCACTGGTCGACATGGGTCTGCGGTTATGGGGCAGTAAGCTCCCGGACGCCGTGCAAGCAGACGACTGA
- a CDS encoding carbohydrate ABC transporter permease, which produces MVMAFPFVWQIIMSLSTNAEVQSVAPVFWPAELQWSNYVEVFERLPFLGQLQNSVIITVVRTLAQILFCTLAGYAFARMRFRGRSVLLALVLSILMVPSQVYLLSQYQIVQGLGLLDSLGGLVLPGLFSAFGTYLMRTAFLAMPAELEEAARLDGANPFQIFWRIMLPLARPTMSVLAITTVLWSWNELLWPLVVTTYSDRMPLSAGLATLIGDRTTDYPVVMAASLLAMAPVLLLFILLQRRVIDGLASSGLK; this is translated from the coding sequence ATGGTCATGGCCTTTCCCTTCGTTTGGCAAATCATCATGTCGCTGTCGACGAATGCCGAAGTTCAGAGCGTTGCGCCAGTGTTCTGGCCGGCTGAGCTGCAGTGGTCGAACTACGTCGAGGTCTTCGAGCGGCTGCCGTTCCTGGGCCAGCTGCAGAATTCCGTGATCATCACAGTGGTCCGGACCTTGGCGCAGATCCTGTTCTGCACGCTTGCTGGTTACGCTTTTGCCCGGATGCGCTTCCGTGGTCGGTCGGTCCTGCTCGCGCTTGTCCTGTCAATCCTGATGGTGCCCTCGCAGGTGTATCTGCTTTCTCAGTATCAAATTGTGCAGGGCCTGGGTCTGCTCGACAGCCTGGGCGGTCTCGTTTTGCCGGGTCTTTTCAGCGCCTTCGGCACTTATTTGATGCGGACGGCTTTTCTGGCCATGCCCGCGGAGTTGGAGGAAGCGGCTCGGCTCGACGGAGCGAACCCATTTCAGATCTTCTGGCGGATCATGCTGCCGCTGGCTAGGCCCACGATGAGTGTCTTGGCCATAACGACAGTGTTGTGGTCATGGAATGAGTTGCTCTGGCCGTTGGTGGTCACCACCTACAGCGACCGGATGCCTTTGTCTGCGGGGCTGGCTACCCTGATCGGTGACCGCACCACTGACTACCCCGTTGTTATGGCAGCGAGCTTGCTCGCCATGGCCCCGGTGCTTCTCTTGTTCATCTTGTTGCAGCGCCGGGTTATCGACGGCCTGGCCTCAAGCGGACTCAAATAA
- a CDS encoding ROK family protein, which translates to MCSSAVLAFDVGGTYIKAGVVDDSGKVLEFCRVPTPVDKAKPAEAVLDRIAALARDFTLELPQVRIGAVGLIVPGIVDPATGTAVYSANLGWRDFPFAKETERRLGMPVAFGHDVSAAGDAELWVGGAKGFRDVVVVIIGTGIAAAVFCEGKRVTAGGYAGEIGQALVPAASGNGTAVLESIASAAAITHRYAVRSGNQVDGSREVLARARDGDATAKQVWNEALDALAFSIAQCVNIIGTEAFIIGGGLSQAGDELLAPLRDRVDNLLMCYRRPEILPAKLGQDAGFIGAALNARDLLVTTGVPS; encoded by the coding sequence GTGTGCTCATCAGCAGTTCTGGCTTTCGATGTCGGCGGAACATACATCAAGGCCGGAGTGGTCGATGACTCCGGCAAGGTGCTGGAGTTCTGCCGTGTCCCGACTCCCGTGGACAAGGCCAAGCCCGCAGAAGCAGTGTTGGATCGAATCGCTGCGCTGGCCCGCGATTTCACTTTGGAGCTCCCACAAGTCCGAATAGGTGCTGTGGGACTCATCGTTCCCGGGATTGTTGACCCGGCAACGGGAACAGCTGTCTACTCCGCCAACCTCGGATGGCGGGACTTCCCCTTTGCCAAGGAAACGGAACGGCGCTTGGGGATGCCGGTGGCTTTCGGCCACGATGTCTCTGCGGCAGGGGACGCTGAACTTTGGGTGGGAGGGGCAAAAGGTTTCCGGGACGTTGTGGTTGTGATCATCGGAACCGGCATTGCCGCAGCTGTTTTCTGCGAGGGTAAACGAGTCACCGCTGGTGGCTATGCAGGCGAAATCGGGCAGGCCCTCGTTCCGGCCGCCTCAGGGAACGGCACTGCAGTTCTTGAATCCATTGCGTCCGCAGCCGCAATCACACACAGGTATGCAGTGCGGTCAGGAAACCAAGTGGACGGCTCCAGAGAGGTCCTGGCCCGTGCCCGTGACGGGGATGCGACTGCTAAGCAGGTCTGGAACGAGGCTCTGGATGCGCTTGCGTTCAGCATCGCGCAGTGCGTCAACATTATCGGAACAGAAGCGTTCATCATCGGTGGTGGGCTATCCCAGGCCGGTGATGAACTCCTTGCGCCCCTTCGCGATCGTGTGGACAACTTGCTCATGTGTTATCGGCGCCCTGAGATCCTGCCCGCCAAACTGGGGCAGGATGCCGGCTTCATCGGGGCGGCTCTGAACGCGCGGGATTTGCTGGTGACAACCGGTGTACCCTCGTGA
- a CDS encoding DsbA family protein produces the protein MHKAVPSLIIAGLLVSGGVVSCGTSGDSSSPDTSVSASASPSPEVTVPADQMDQLVPADARAITNPADPQATLVLFTDYQCPYCAMMDPLIQQAKADYGDEVRIVVRNYPLPKHKNAEPSARAVEAAAEQGKLETMAAKVFEHQEDWKNESNVDDLFASYAEDLGLDMEQFRYDYSSDAIKERVARDLQDAQDLEVKGTPTLYLDGTAVQMQAGDYSEISGPLDNALGK, from the coding sequence ATGCACAAAGCTGTACCGTCACTGATCATCGCCGGCCTGCTGGTAAGCGGCGGCGTCGTGTCCTGCGGAACCTCCGGAGATTCTTCCTCCCCCGATACCTCGGTCAGCGCCTCTGCTTCCCCCTCCCCGGAAGTCACCGTACCGGCGGACCAGATGGACCAGCTGGTTCCCGCGGACGCCCGGGCCATTACCAACCCGGCGGACCCGCAGGCCACCCTGGTGCTCTTCACCGATTACCAGTGCCCCTACTGCGCCATGATGGACCCCTTGATCCAGCAGGCCAAGGCCGACTACGGAGACGAGGTCCGCATCGTCGTCCGGAACTACCCGCTCCCCAAGCACAAGAACGCCGAGCCGTCCGCCCGCGCCGTCGAAGCCGCTGCGGAGCAGGGCAAGTTGGAGACCATGGCCGCCAAGGTCTTCGAACACCAGGAAGACTGGAAGAACGAGTCCAACGTGGATGACCTGTTCGCCTCCTACGCCGAGGACCTTGGCCTGGACATGGAGCAGTTCCGGTACGACTATTCCTCCGATGCCATCAAGGAGCGCGTAGCCAGGGATCTGCAGGACGCCCAGGATCTGGAGGTCAAAGGCACCCCCACGCTGTACCTGGACGGAACGGCCGTGCAGATGCAGGCCGGCGACTACAGCGAGATTTCCGGCCCGCTGGACAACGCACTCGGCAAATAA
- a CDS encoding oxygenase MpaB family protein, translating into MANLFSTWRRQLIGTFSNNATEVPQWELELAKGDDVGHFGPESAVWAVHGSMTPIIAGIRALLLQALHPGAMAGVHDFSDYKNDPLGRLAGTIRWIFTVTYGGTTAAKSGSDWVLRLHERVHGTYEDAAGQERPYSANDPEIARWVHLAFTDAFLSSHQRFGGPIPGGPDAYVNEWAVAGELMRIEDPPRSEKELRAQMATYDGELRNSDYVREAVGFLRHPPLPRSQLMGYRVLFAGAVASLEPKHRELLGLKEPRLGPFRVPMRLPVKAVLGVIRFGLGPMGPSERSARERIERVNGLDRQDG; encoded by the coding sequence ATGGCCAACCTATTCTCCACCTGGCGCCGGCAGCTGATCGGCACCTTCAGCAACAACGCGACCGAGGTTCCGCAGTGGGAGCTGGAGTTGGCGAAGGGCGACGACGTCGGGCACTTTGGTCCGGAATCCGCCGTCTGGGCGGTGCACGGGTCCATGACCCCGATCATCGCTGGCATCCGCGCACTGCTGCTGCAGGCGCTTCATCCCGGCGCTATGGCGGGGGTCCACGACTTCTCCGACTACAAGAACGATCCGCTGGGCCGGCTCGCCGGCACCATCCGCTGGATCTTCACGGTCACCTACGGGGGTACGACGGCGGCGAAGTCCGGCTCCGACTGGGTGCTGCGGCTGCACGAACGCGTCCACGGCACCTATGAGGACGCCGCCGGACAGGAACGGCCCTACTCGGCCAACGATCCTGAAATTGCCCGCTGGGTGCATCTGGCGTTCACCGATGCCTTCCTGAGTTCCCATCAGCGGTTTGGCGGCCCCATCCCGGGCGGCCCGGACGCCTACGTGAACGAGTGGGCGGTGGCCGGAGAGCTGATGCGCATCGAGGATCCGCCCCGCTCCGAAAAGGAATTGCGGGCACAAATGGCAACGTACGACGGCGAACTGCGGAACAGCGACTACGTCCGGGAAGCCGTGGGCTTCCTCCGCCACCCTCCCCTGCCGCGATCCCAGCTCATGGGCTACCGGGTGCTCTTCGCCGGCGCCGTCGCATCCCTGGAACCAAAGCACCGGGAACTGCTGGGATTGAAGGAACCCCGGCTGGGACCGTTCCGGGTACCAATGCGGCTGCCGGTCAAGGCGGTGCTGGGCGTCATCCGGTTCGGGCTCGGCCCGATGGGCCCCAGCGAGCGCTCCGCCCGCGAGCGCATTGAGCGGGTGAACGGGCTGGACAGGCAGGACGGCTGA